From Longimicrobium sp., a single genomic window includes:
- a CDS encoding multicopper oxidase domain-containing protein, translated as MIQRSVAALVYAILATVPAAGQPLAEAETPSAWKRGERIAPNDNRRPAGHLADRVLTLRLEVREGLLYPEEDDGPSVPALAFAEVGKVLQVPGPLIRVRQGAEVRVSIRNPTDSAITVFGLQADTGGAIPLHIPTGATRDVRFRADRAGTYYYWGTVGGRGMEDREWRESQLSGALVVDPAGGAADDRVFVIGNWFRPAGWNRAPGAAPDSTARDVETMVINGRSWPHTERLDFDQGDAVRWRWVNATASSHPMHLHGFYFNVESRGNAHTQRTYRGDARPFVVTELMLPGETMAMSWVPERPGNWLFHCHFAFHVSHHLALPRGQEIPPETGAGAHASHTDATAPHRMSGLVLGLAVRPAPGARAPAAAAAAPREIRLLAQTAPARFRKIAGMGYVVQEGGAEPARDSIQLPGPMLVLRRGEPVRITVVNHLREATAVHWHGIELESFSDGVPGWSGAPGRIMPPIAPGDSFAAEFVPPRSGTFIYHTHSNEQLQLGSGLYGPLLVVDPDQPYDPQLDRVFVVGGSGPSDSLPELDFQSPGVVNGSATPPPVELRAGTRYRLRFININPDWRVIFSLMSDSALASWRPVAKDGADLPATQRGERPAYLLTGPGETADFEFTPATPGELRLEVKTQLSGWIIPIRILVR; from the coding sequence ATGATCCAGCGCTCCGTGGCCGCACTCGTCTACGCCATACTCGCCACCGTGCCAGCGGCCGGCCAGCCTCTCGCGGAGGCCGAAACGCCATCCGCATGGAAGCGGGGCGAGCGCATTGCGCCGAACGACAATCGCAGGCCGGCCGGGCACCTCGCCGATCGCGTGCTCACTCTCAGGCTGGAGGTGCGCGAAGGCCTGCTCTACCCGGAGGAGGACGACGGGCCGAGCGTGCCGGCCCTCGCCTTCGCGGAAGTGGGCAAAGTCCTCCAGGTGCCGGGGCCGCTGATCCGAGTCCGGCAGGGGGCCGAGGTTCGGGTGAGCATCCGCAACCCTACGGACTCGGCCATCACCGTGTTCGGGCTCCAGGCGGATACCGGCGGCGCCATTCCCCTCCACATCCCCACCGGCGCCACCCGCGACGTCCGCTTCCGCGCGGACAGGGCGGGGACCTACTACTACTGGGGAACCGTCGGTGGCCGGGGCATGGAGGATCGCGAATGGCGGGAAAGCCAGCTCTCCGGAGCGCTCGTGGTGGACCCCGCCGGTGGCGCGGCCGACGACCGGGTGTTCGTGATCGGCAACTGGTTTCGGCCCGCCGGCTGGAACCGTGCCCCGGGTGCGGCGCCAGACTCCACCGCGCGAGACGTGGAGACGATGGTGATCAACGGCCGCTCCTGGCCTCACACCGAGCGCCTCGATTTCGATCAGGGTGACGCGGTTCGCTGGAGATGGGTGAACGCGACGGCGAGCTCTCACCCCATGCACCTCCACGGCTTCTATTTCAACGTGGAGAGCCGGGGCAACGCGCACACACAGCGGACGTACCGCGGCGATGCCCGTCCGTTCGTCGTGACCGAGCTCATGCTCCCGGGCGAGACGATGGCGATGTCGTGGGTCCCGGAACGGCCGGGAAACTGGCTCTTCCACTGCCATTTCGCCTTCCACGTGTCTCACCATCTCGCGCTTCCCCGCGGCCAGGAGATCCCGCCGGAAACGGGTGCAGGCGCGCACGCTTCGCACACCGACGCCACCGCGCCTCACCGGATGTCTGGCCTGGTGCTGGGACTCGCGGTCCGTCCGGCACCCGGCGCACGCGCTCCAGCAGCCGCGGCAGCCGCGCCGCGCGAGATCCGGCTGCTGGCGCAGACCGCACCGGCACGCTTCCGCAAGATCGCCGGGATGGGCTACGTCGTGCAGGAAGGCGGAGCGGAACCCGCGCGTGACTCGATCCAGCTCCCCGGGCCGATGCTCGTGCTGCGCCGCGGAGAGCCCGTTCGCATCACTGTGGTCAACCACCTTCGGGAAGCGACCGCCGTCCACTGGCATGGAATCGAGCTGGAGAGCTTCTCGGACGGCGTGCCGGGGTGGAGCGGGGCCCCGGGGCGCATCATGCCCCCCATCGCGCCGGGCGACTCCTTCGCGGCCGAGTTCGTCCCCCCGCGCTCCGGCACTTTCATCTACCACACCCACTCGAACGAGCAGCTTCAACTGGGCTCGGGGCTCTATGGGCCGCTGCTCGTGGTAGACCCGGACCAGCCGTACGATCCGCAGCTCGACCGGGTTTTCGTCGTGGGAGGCTCCGGCCCCAGCGACTCGCTCCCGGAACTCGACTTCCAGTCACCCGGAGTGGTCAACGGCAGCGCGACACCGCCGCCCGTGGAGCTTCGGGCAGGCACCAGGTACCGGCTGCGCTTCATCAACATCAATCCCGATTGGCGCGTGATCTTTTCGCTGATGTCCGATTCGGCGCTCGCCTCCTGGCGGCCCGTGGCCAAGGACGGCGCCGACCTCCCCGCCACGCAGCGCGGCGAGCGGCCGGCCTATCTCCTGACCGGCCCCGGAGAAACCGCCGACTTCGAGTTCACGCCGGCAACACCCGGCGAGCTGCGGCTCGAGGTGAAGACGCAGCTGTCGGGCTGGATCATTCCCATCCGGATCCTGGTCCGGTGA
- a CDS encoding prolyl oligopeptidase family serine peptidase has product MKPAYLLVFAIAATASPLYSQRSGGGGSTPAARVPVAPREDSSSTYFGTRVADPYRWLERYEDAAVRGWYEQEDAVTRAALERLPAYRHIVARLAQARNARPYRTTQIAEQPGRAFYLKALAGEQAPSLYVRDTYSGERRLIGPVELARVTGARTAVVSFYGPSPSGAHVAVSYTENNNERPATVIVETSTGRVLTAELPRSASGVSWLPGGASFLYSMTRDAPASATAARVWGAMPTLRHVVGTPVASDVVVFEPHRLTGDSSAIGGPEADAEAGIALATIYRENTVRTGEAFIAPLGAVARGATPPPATWRRVTSLTDSIQRLRVRGPWLYAASFRGAPAGRLVRLPIPAGFVEGEGPALDWSRAEVLLERPGLGFFNTFDRLALARDAVYWLGTDQGRQRMYRWPYDAGEVEEIPFPFDGSAGQLEALDQQPGVRFVFGGWTQADRRFRYDPGARRIVELPTPLNAPDPFGRLEGMSAETVFAPSHDGTRVPLTILRGFRAAGPQPTVLYGYGAYGATDDAFFRPQIRPWLEAGGTYAICHVRGGGYNGETWHRAGMQETKRNSWMDGIACAEYLLKQGLTTSAMLGINGGSAGGIFAGRAITERPELFGAAAIEVGVADMPRLMGSGAGPQNVHEFGSAETEAGFRALLAMSPYHHVQRGTAYPPTLLYAAFNDTRVTPWHPAKLAAALRDAGGAAALPGGERRVLLRVDFEAGHMGDSQPADVSDRRAAAVFAFFADRLGLRIPAAPSSR; this is encoded by the coding sequence ATGAAGCCTGCCTACCTGCTCGTATTCGCGATCGCCGCCACGGCCTCGCCGCTGTACTCGCAGAGATCCGGGGGAGGCGGAAGCACGCCGGCCGCGCGGGTACCGGTGGCACCGCGCGAGGACTCGTCCAGTACGTACTTCGGCACGCGGGTGGCTGACCCGTACCGCTGGCTGGAGCGATACGAGGACGCAGCCGTACGCGGGTGGTACGAGCAGGAGGATGCGGTCACACGCGCCGCGCTCGAGCGCCTGCCCGCCTACCGCCACATCGTTGCACGGCTGGCACAGGCCCGAAACGCGCGGCCCTACCGCACGACGCAGATCGCGGAGCAGCCCGGGCGCGCCTTCTACCTGAAGGCACTCGCCGGCGAGCAGGCACCCTCGCTGTACGTGCGGGATACCTACTCGGGCGAGCGGCGGCTGATCGGGCCCGTGGAGCTCGCACGCGTCACGGGTGCCCGTACGGCGGTCGTCTCCTTCTATGGTCCGTCGCCGAGTGGCGCGCACGTCGCGGTGTCGTATACCGAGAACAACAACGAGCGTCCCGCCACCGTCATCGTAGAGACCTCCACCGGCCGCGTGCTCACCGCCGAGCTGCCGCGCTCCGCGTCCGGCGTCTCCTGGCTTCCGGGCGGCGCATCCTTCCTCTACTCCATGACGCGCGACGCGCCGGCCAGCGCCACGGCGGCACGGGTCTGGGGGGCCATGCCCACCCTTCGGCACGTCGTGGGCACCCCGGTGGCAAGCGACGTCGTGGTGTTCGAGCCCCACCGGCTGACGGGTGATTCGTCCGCCATCGGAGGCCCGGAGGCCGACGCCGAGGCGGGGATCGCGCTCGCTACGATTTATCGGGAGAACACCGTCCGCACGGGGGAAGCGTTCATCGCTCCCCTGGGGGCGGTGGCTCGGGGGGCGACGCCACCCCCCGCGACGTGGCGCCGCGTGACCTCGTTGACCGACAGCATCCAGCGGCTCCGCGTGCGCGGGCCCTGGCTGTACGCCGCCTCCTTCCGCGGCGCGCCGGCGGGACGCCTGGTGCGGCTGCCGATCCCCGCGGGGTTCGTTGAAGGTGAGGGACCGGCGCTCGACTGGTCGCGCGCGGAGGTCCTCCTCGAGCGGCCGGGGCTGGGGTTCTTCAACACGTTCGACCGGCTCGCCCTTGCGCGCGACGCAGTCTACTGGCTGGGCACCGATCAGGGCCGCCAGCGGATGTACCGCTGGCCATACGACGCGGGGGAGGTGGAGGAGATCCCCTTCCCTTTCGATGGGAGCGCAGGACAGCTGGAGGCGCTGGACCAGCAGCCGGGCGTGCGCTTCGTCTTCGGCGGATGGACGCAGGCGGACCGGCGCTTCCGCTATGATCCGGGAGCACGGCGCATCGTGGAGCTGCCCACGCCGCTGAACGCCCCTGACCCGTTCGGCCGGCTCGAAGGGATGTCGGCGGAAACCGTCTTCGCCCCCTCGCACGACGGAACGCGGGTGCCGCTCACCATATTGAGGGGGTTCCGCGCGGCCGGCCCCCAACCCACCGTGCTGTACGGCTACGGCGCCTACGGCGCAACGGACGACGCCTTCTTCCGGCCGCAGATTCGCCCATGGCTGGAGGCGGGCGGCACCTATGCCATCTGCCACGTGCGGGGAGGCGGCTACAACGGCGAGACGTGGCACCGCGCGGGAATGCAGGAAACGAAGCGAAACAGCTGGATGGACGGGATCGCCTGCGCCGAGTACCTGCTGAAGCAGGGGCTGACCACATCGGCGATGCTCGGGATCAACGGCGGCAGCGCGGGCGGAATCTTTGCCGGCCGGGCCATCACCGAGCGCCCGGAGCTCTTTGGCGCCGCGGCGATCGAGGTGGGCGTCGCGGACATGCCCCGGCTCATGGGGAGCGGCGCCGGGCCGCAGAACGTGCACGAGTTCGGATCGGCGGAGACCGAGGCCGGGTTCCGCGCGCTGCTCGCGATGAGCCCGTATCATCACGTGCAGCGGGGGACGGCATACCCGCCGACGCTCCTTTACGCCGCCTTCAACGACACGCGCGTCACCCCGTGGCACCCCGCCAAGCTCGCCGCGGCTCTGCGCGACGCCGGCGGCGCCGCGGCGCTGCCCGGCGGCGAGCGGCGGGTGCTTCTGCGAGTGGACTTCGAGGCCGGCCACATGGGCGACTCGCAGCCGGCGGACGTCAGCGATCGCCGTGCCGCGGCCGTGTTCGCCTTCTTTGCGGATCGGCTTGGACTGCGGATCCCCGCCGCCCCGAGCAGCCGGTGA
- a CDS encoding alcohol dehydrogenase catalytic domain-containing protein produces the protein MKAVTFAAPIPRYLVTAGAGRLNSGLYVGPHSCTRLSESPSPALPGPDWVRIQTRMGGICGSDLGIVTLTASPSTSPFSSFPFTPGHENVGSVAELGAAVKGWGVGQRVVVNPLLSCVPRGIEPVCAGCADGHASRCEHFTDGALAPGMLIGTTRGLGGGWGEEFVAHQSQLVAVPDSLADEEAVLIEPLACSVQAVRANLPPAGARVLVIGSGAIGLVTVAALQALSPAADVTIVARYPFQAEQAERLGAARAVSGRGDYFEALAEISGARLLKPIIGKRIAVGGFDQVYVCVGGVRGMEDALRFTRSGGTIVLLGNSTQLNGIDWSPVWLKELTIRGSLCYSGHSHGGAGAHAFTEAAALVADGRAPLAPLLTHTFRLDQLRDALLTAMDKKGSGSIKVAFRY, from the coding sequence GTGAAGGCGGTCACATTCGCGGCGCCCATCCCGCGCTACCTGGTCACCGCGGGCGCGGGACGGCTGAACTCCGGCCTGTACGTGGGGCCGCACTCCTGCACGCGCCTCTCGGAGTCTCCCTCCCCCGCCCTCCCCGGCCCCGACTGGGTGCGCATCCAGACGCGGATGGGCGGCATCTGCGGAAGCGACCTCGGCATCGTGACGCTGACCGCATCGCCCTCCACATCGCCCTTTTCCTCCTTCCCCTTCACCCCCGGCCACGAGAACGTCGGCTCGGTGGCGGAGCTGGGCGCGGCGGTAAAGGGGTGGGGCGTCGGGCAGCGCGTGGTGGTGAATCCCCTGCTCTCCTGCGTCCCGCGCGGCATCGAGCCGGTCTGCGCCGGCTGCGCGGACGGCCACGCGTCGCGCTGCGAGCACTTCACCGATGGCGCACTCGCGCCCGGGATGCTGATCGGCACCACGCGCGGTCTGGGCGGCGGCTGGGGCGAGGAGTTCGTGGCGCACCAGAGCCAGCTCGTTGCGGTGCCGGACTCGCTGGCGGACGAGGAGGCGGTGCTGATCGAGCCGCTGGCCTGCTCCGTCCAGGCGGTGCGCGCCAACCTGCCGCCCGCCGGTGCCCGCGTGCTGGTGATCGGCTCGGGCGCAATCGGCCTCGTCACCGTCGCCGCCCTCCAGGCCCTCTCCCCCGCCGCCGACGTGACGATCGTGGCGCGCTACCCCTTCCAGGCCGAGCAGGCCGAGCGCCTGGGCGCCGCCCGCGCCGTCAGCGGCCGCGGCGACTACTTCGAAGCGCTGGCCGAGATATCGGGAGCCCGCCTTCTCAAGCCGATCATCGGCAAGCGGATCGCGGTGGGCGGGTTCGATCAGGTCTACGTGTGCGTGGGCGGCGTGCGCGGCATGGAGGACGCGCTCCGCTTCACGCGTTCCGGCGGCACCATCGTGCTCCTGGGGAACAGCACGCAGCTCAACGGCATCGACTGGAGCCCCGTCTGGCTCAAGGAGCTGACCATCCGCGGCAGCCTCTGCTACAGCGGCCACTCCCACGGCGGCGCCGGCGCCCACGCCTTCACCGAAGCCGCGGCCCTCGTCGCCGACGGTCGCGCCCCCCTCGCCCCCCTCCTGACCCACACCTTTCGCCTCGACCAGCTCCGCGACGCCCTGCTCACCGCGATGGACAAGAAGGGCAGCGGCAGCATCAAGGTGGCGTTCCGGTACTGA
- a CDS encoding diacylglycerol kinase family protein — MDARRGADLPTAAGARRDGAAVTHRVCVIANPAAGRGRGSRLLPRVKAAFAAHGVTDVRVSTGPGQEGELARRAIEEGFDTLVAVGGDGTWSNVANQILSSGADVRLALLAGGTGCDFAKTTGSPAGDPEATARLAAEGPDTRVDVGRIEDRHFLNVSGFGFDIAVLEDVGRIPLLRGNALYMFSAGRQLFGYRGVDIGLTSSAGTWRGRHLMLIVANARNFGGAFAIAPGASLTDGMLDAVSILDASAARRISIFTAAIKGTHVTAPEVKVEQARAFTLDFDSPPAYETDGEYNRASSARLEITSLPAALRVVTPGVPA, encoded by the coding sequence GTGGATGCGCGGCGGGGTGCAGACCTTCCAACCGCTGCGGGAGCTCGCCGTGACGGTGCAGCCGTGACTCACCGGGTATGCGTCATCGCGAACCCCGCCGCCGGAAGGGGGCGGGGTTCGCGCTTGCTCCCCCGGGTGAAGGCCGCGTTCGCCGCGCACGGGGTCACCGACGTGCGGGTCAGCACCGGGCCGGGGCAGGAGGGCGAGCTGGCCCGGCGCGCCATCGAGGAAGGCTTCGACACGCTGGTGGCCGTGGGCGGTGATGGCACCTGGAGCAACGTGGCGAACCAGATCCTCAGCTCGGGCGCGGACGTGCGCCTGGCGCTGCTCGCGGGAGGCACCGGGTGCGACTTCGCCAAGACGACCGGCTCCCCCGCGGGCGATCCGGAGGCCACCGCGCGCCTGGCGGCCGAGGGCCCGGACACGCGCGTCGATGTGGGCCGCATCGAGGACCGCCACTTCCTGAACGTCTCCGGCTTCGGCTTCGACATCGCCGTGCTGGAGGACGTGGGGCGCATCCCGCTGCTGCGCGGCAACGCGCTGTACATGTTCTCTGCCGGCCGCCAGCTGTTCGGCTACCGCGGCGTGGACATCGGGCTGACCTCGTCCGCGGGCACCTGGCGGGGACGGCACCTGATGCTGATCGTAGCCAACGCGCGCAACTTCGGCGGCGCCTTCGCCATCGCGCCGGGCGCATCGCTCACCGACGGCATGCTGGACGCGGTCAGCATCCTGGACGCCTCGGCCGCGCGCCGCATCTCCATCTTCACCGCGGCCATCAAGGGAACGCACGTCACCGCGCCCGAGGTCAAGGTGGAGCAGGCACGCGCGTTCACGCTGGACTTCGACTCGCCCCCCGCCTACGAGACGGACGGCGAGTACAACCGTGCGAGCAGCGCGCGGCTGGAGATCACGTCTCTGCCGGCCGCGCTGCGGGTGGTGACGCCGGGGGTGCCGGCGTGA
- a CDS encoding acetoacetate decarboxylase family protein — MSQDGTTVYVFRNAVGGFFEFPVEQARAILPRHLQPAELHHGSGILSVMAFDFSESMVGAYQEVILGILVSPRVEPGMAMPHSAFYPYLLATTTREAREHAIERWHLPHYMRDVQMSMEPDAGDGRMMVHVSDEGRPIVEMAITSHGWRDAAQLHQSFMFDEAGGFLAEITMQGALSESEEEGGYLKLFPHPMTEPLADLEEVSELPIREMWMRGGVQTFQPLRELAVTVQP, encoded by the coding sequence ATGAGCCAGGATGGCACCACGGTCTACGTCTTCCGCAACGCGGTGGGCGGTTTCTTTGAGTTCCCGGTGGAGCAGGCCCGCGCCATCCTCCCGCGGCACCTGCAGCCGGCCGAGCTGCACCACGGCTCCGGCATCCTGTCCGTCATGGCGTTCGACTTCAGCGAGAGCATGGTGGGCGCCTACCAGGAAGTCATCCTCGGCATCCTGGTGTCGCCGCGCGTGGAGCCGGGGATGGCGATGCCGCACTCCGCCTTCTACCCCTATCTGCTAGCCACCACCACGCGCGAGGCCCGGGAGCACGCCATCGAGCGCTGGCACCTGCCGCACTACATGCGCGACGTCCAGATGTCGATGGAGCCGGACGCCGGCGACGGCCGCATGATGGTCCACGTGTCGGACGAGGGGCGGCCGATCGTGGAGATGGCGATCACCTCGCACGGATGGCGTGACGCCGCGCAGCTCCACCAGTCGTTCATGTTCGACGAAGCGGGCGGATTCCTGGCCGAGATCACCATGCAGGGCGCGCTGAGCGAGAGCGAGGAGGAGGGCGGCTACCTGAAGCTCTTCCCCCACCCGATGACGGAGCCGCTCGCCGACCTGGAGGAGGTGAGCGAACTGCCGATTCGCGAGATGTGGATGCGCGGCGGGGTGCAGACCTTCCAACCGCTGCGGGAGCTCGCCGTGACGGTGCAGCCGTGA